Proteins encoded by one window of Nasonia vitripennis strain AsymCx chromosome 5, Nvit_psr_1.1, whole genome shotgun sequence:
- the Ndufa12 gene encoding NADH dehydrogenase (ubiquinone) 1 alpha subcomplex, 12 has product MAKWLGLDKVNNFLQIIKHNGGIWGSLRTLYRMDELKFGDCVGEDKYGNKYYENNMYFVGRNRWVVYNPKVHLNYDASQVPAEWFGWLHYKTDLLPHRDPHRPKYKWMVEHTPNLSGTDKAYMPYSTTKPKIEAWQPKD; this is encoded by the exons ATGGCCAAATGGTTGGGCCTCGACAAAGTTAACAACTTTTTGCAGATTATCAAACATAATGGAGGCATCTGGGGCTCGTTGCGTACGCTCTACAG GATGGACGAGTTGAAGTTTGGCGATTGCGTCGGCGAGGACAAGTATGGAAACAAGTACTACGAGAACAACATGTACTTTGTCG GCCGAAACAGATGGGTCGTGTACAATCCGAAAGTCCACCTGAACTACGACGCGTCGCAAGTACCAGCCGAGTGGTTCGGCTGGCTGCATTACAAGACGGATTTGTTGCCCCACAGAGACCCGCACAGACCAAAATACAAGTGGATGGTCGAACACACGCCGAACCTGTCGGGAACCGATAAGGCTTACATGCCCTACAGCACCACGAAGCCAAAGATCGAAGCCTGGCAGCCGAAGGACTAG